In Methylophaga thalassica, one genomic interval encodes:
- the atzF gene encoding allophanate hydrolase, protein MSEQNMTIAALQQAYKDGTLTPKQVIKDALERCEQYLDHNIWIELFSLEQLQPYLDALDDSNMVDKPLYGIPFAIKDNIELAGFPVTAGCEAYAYTPDKSAFVVQQLIDAGAIPLGKTNLDQFATGLVGVRSPEKWGPCHNSFDKDYISGGSSSGSAVAVALGLVSFSLGTDTAGSGRVPAAFNNLIGLKPTKGLLSTDGVVPACRSLDCVSIFSLTTDDANTVFNVAAKFDQNDAFARPNVDTNKGNYGKLDNITFNFAVPQAEQLNFFGNAEYAEQFEKAVKHLENLGGKKHIIDFEPFFTAARLLYEGPWVAERRVATEGVDRHAMLQVIQDILATQEEARADDLFKAEYKLQACRQQVRDVLACYDFILTPTAGTTYTIEQVQADPIKLNSNLGHYTNFMNLLDCSAIAVPTGFITSGLPFGVTLFSRAFSDARLLTFANLMQQSLRLPLGAIELECPDSSASIAGTGDRITLAVCGAHLQGQPLNYQLTERGGVFLEKTVTANAYKLYALAGGPPMRPGLVRDKQGTAIEIELWSIPTATLGSFLAGIAAPLGLGKLEVTDGRWVTGFICESYGLDDAMDITAFGSWREYLLNK, encoded by the coding sequence ATGTCAGAACAAAATATGACGATTGCCGCGCTACAACAAGCTTATAAAGACGGCACGCTGACACCCAAACAAGTGATTAAAGATGCTCTGGAGCGTTGTGAGCAATACCTTGATCACAATATCTGGATTGAATTATTTAGTCTCGAACAGCTTCAGCCTTATCTGGATGCCTTAGATGACAGCAATATGGTAGATAAGCCGTTATATGGGATTCCTTTTGCCATCAAAGATAATATCGAATTAGCGGGATTTCCTGTGACGGCAGGTTGCGAGGCGTATGCGTATACACCGGACAAATCTGCCTTTGTTGTTCAGCAATTAATTGATGCCGGTGCCATTCCACTGGGTAAAACCAATCTGGATCAATTTGCCACTGGCTTAGTCGGCGTGCGTTCACCTGAAAAGTGGGGGCCTTGCCATAACAGTTTTGATAAAGACTATATTTCAGGTGGCTCCAGCTCGGGTTCCGCAGTAGCAGTGGCATTAGGTTTAGTCAGTTTCTCATTAGGTACTGATACCGCTGGTTCAGGTCGGGTACCAGCCGCATTTAATAATTTGATCGGGTTAAAACCGACCAAAGGCTTATTGAGTACTGATGGTGTTGTACCCGCCTGTCGCAGCCTGGATTGTGTGTCTATTTTTAGCCTGACTACTGATGATGCCAATACGGTGTTTAATGTGGCTGCGAAATTTGATCAAAATGATGCGTTTGCTAGACCTAACGTCGATACCAATAAAGGCAATTACGGCAAGTTAGACAATATCACCTTTAATTTTGCGGTCCCACAGGCAGAGCAACTTAACTTTTTTGGTAATGCTGAATACGCCGAGCAGTTTGAGAAAGCGGTCAAACACCTGGAAAACTTGGGTGGTAAGAAACATATTATCGATTTCGAACCATTCTTCACGGCAGCCAGACTGCTTTATGAAGGCCCTTGGGTAGCTGAACGGCGTGTGGCAACAGAAGGTGTCGACAGACACGCTATGTTGCAGGTGATTCAGGATATCCTGGCGACGCAGGAAGAGGCACGTGCAGATGATCTGTTTAAAGCCGAATATAAGTTACAAGCTTGCCGACAGCAGGTGAGGGATGTGCTTGCGTGTTACGACTTTATTCTCACGCCTACTGCCGGAACAACCTATACCATTGAACAAGTTCAGGCTGATCCCATAAAACTCAATAGTAATCTGGGTCATTACACCAACTTTATGAACTTGCTTGATTGCAGTGCGATAGCGGTTCCGACCGGCTTCATTACTTCGGGCTTACCCTTTGGTGTGACCTTGTTTTCCCGTGCGTTCAGTGATGCCAGATTATTAACCTTTGCCAATTTGATGCAGCAATCACTGCGATTACCACTGGGCGCAATAGAGCTTGAATGCCCGGATTCTTCTGCATCAATAGCTGGCACTGGTGATCGTATTACGCTGGCGGTGTGTGGTGCGCATTTACAAGGCCAGCCGCTGAATTATCAATTAACAGAACGTGGCGGCGTCTTTTTAGAGAAAACGGTGACGGCCAATGCCTATAAGCTTTATGCCCTAGCTGGCGGCCCGCCAATGCGGCCTGGCTTAGTAAGAGATAAACAAGGAACAGCTATTGAGATTGAGCTCTGGTCGATACCAACGGCAACGCTGGGCTCATTTCTGGCAGGTATTGCCGCGCCTTTGGGCTTAGGTAAGTTAGAAGTGACAGACGGCCGTTGGGTTACAGGCTTTATTTGTGAATCTTATGGTTTAGATGATGCGATGGATATTACCGCTTTCGGGTCATGGCGTGAGTATTTGCTAAATAAATAA
- a CDS encoding YMGG-like glycine zipper-containing protein — MNIRFLIIPLLVTTFAAHADSSTLDAAVGGGIGGAVGAAVGNEVGGREGAMIGGAIGAATGVAVNTDESAGHGEHHEKHYHDDHKGHFCPPGQAKKGNC, encoded by the coding sequence ATGAACATAAGATTCCTGATTATCCCATTGTTGGTGACAACATTTGCAGCTCATGCTGATAGTTCTACATTAGATGCAGCGGTAGGTGGCGGTATTGGTGGTGCTGTAGGCGCTGCCGTTGGCAATGAAGTCGGTGGACGTGAAGGAGCAATGATAGGTGGTGCCATTGGTGCAGCCACGGGTGTAGCCGTCAATACTGATGAATCAGCAGGTCACGGTGAACATCATGAAAAACATTATCATGATGATCATAAAGGTCATTTCTGTCCTCCTGGTCAGGCCAAAAAAGGCAACTGTTAG
- a CDS encoding LTA synthase family protein: MQKNDNNSLFSDLYFIFSSAFILMLLQTLLRAILLWRNNDLSAAIPNHDLIQAFITGLRFDLIVTVYVLLPLIIGLLFKKGLNNRKAYTLWLTFVSSVMIFLAIVELDFYHEFHTRLNSLVFEYMKEDPATVLSMIWYGFPVVTYLIIIGLLITALFFIFTLNSRINQTKSTDKTRYSLRMTAFFVVLLISVVAARGTLRQGPPLRWGDAFQSHYLFANHLGLNGVYTLAKAVIGTKKGDNKWLKKMPIAEADNTVEQMVLTPSDTQLDPDYSPVLRTYHAGTGESKKPLNVVFILMESFSGEYVGALGHDEAITPEFDKLAKQGLLFNRFFSNGTHTHQGMFASLACFPNLPHYEYLMQQPEGSNHFSGLIQMTADRDYQSMYVYNGDFAWDNQKGFFGAQGMQRFIGRHDFVNPVFSDPTWGVSDQDMFDRAAEELQKMPNDKPFFAFLQTLSNHTPYALPTPLPVAKVTGHGELNEHLTAMRYADWALGQFFKKVAKSDYFDNTLFVLVGDHGFSTPNQVTDIDMLKFHVPLLVLGPNVVKNYGHSNSTVGAQVDIAPTVAGLLGGDTTYSCWGRDLLNIHDAGFAVIKPSGSDPTTAIIDDNKVLVKSTDNSASLYQYQLLPIASASEIYDTADTEKLDHRLDAYIESATSTLLQGKAGVKTPNKGMALNDQSSE; the protein is encoded by the coding sequence ATGCAAAAAAACGATAACAACAGTCTTTTTTCTGATCTTTATTTTATTTTTAGTTCAGCATTTATTTTGATGCTATTACAGACGCTATTGAGAGCAATTCTGTTGTGGCGAAACAATGATCTCAGTGCCGCCATTCCCAACCATGATCTCATTCAAGCTTTTATCACCGGGCTCCGCTTTGACTTAATCGTCACTGTTTATGTACTGCTGCCCTTAATCATTGGTTTGCTATTTAAAAAAGGGTTAAACAACCGCAAAGCCTACACGCTCTGGCTTACCTTTGTGTCCAGTGTGATGATCTTTCTCGCCATTGTAGAGCTCGACTTCTATCATGAATTTCATACACGACTAAACAGCCTGGTATTTGAATATATGAAGGAAGATCCGGCAACGGTGTTAAGCATGATTTGGTATGGCTTTCCTGTTGTCACTTATCTCATCATCATTGGTTTACTTATCACAGCATTGTTTTTTATCTTTACGCTAAACAGCCGAATTAACCAAACTAAATCTACAGATAAAACTCGATACAGCTTAAGAATGACAGCATTCTTTGTGGTCTTGCTGATATCTGTTGTTGCTGCGCGTGGCACATTACGTCAGGGACCACCACTTCGTTGGGGTGATGCCTTCCAGAGTCATTATCTTTTTGCCAATCATTTAGGTTTAAACGGTGTTTATACATTAGCTAAAGCGGTCATTGGTACTAAAAAAGGTGACAACAAATGGCTCAAGAAAATGCCAATAGCTGAAGCCGACAATACTGTGGAACAGATGGTTTTAACGCCATCGGATACACAACTAGACCCAGACTACTCGCCTGTCTTACGTACTTACCATGCCGGTACAGGTGAAAGCAAAAAGCCATTAAATGTTGTGTTCATTCTGATGGAAAGTTTTAGTGGTGAATATGTTGGTGCCTTGGGCCATGACGAAGCTATTACTCCAGAGTTCGACAAACTCGCCAAACAAGGCCTGTTATTTAATCGCTTTTTTTCTAATGGCACACATACTCACCAGGGCATGTTTGCTTCATTAGCCTGTTTTCCTAACCTGCCGCACTATGAGTATTTGATGCAACAACCTGAAGGCAGTAACCATTTTTCAGGTTTGATACAAATGACCGCCGACCGAGACTATCAAAGCATGTATGTTTATAACGGTGATTTTGCCTGGGATAACCAAAAAGGCTTTTTTGGTGCCCAGGGTATGCAACGTTTTATTGGCAGACATGACTTTGTGAATCCTGTTTTCTCCGATCCTACGTGGGGTGTATCGGATCAGGATATGTTCGACCGGGCTGCCGAAGAGTTACAAAAAATGCCTAACGATAAGCCGTTTTTTGCCTTTTTACAGACTTTATCCAATCATACGCCATATGCCTTACCTACCCCACTGCCTGTTGCAAAAGTCACTGGACATGGTGAATTGAATGAGCATCTAACAGCGATGCGTTATGCCGACTGGGCATTAGGTCAGTTTTTTAAAAAAGTGGCCAAATCAGATTATTTTGACAACACATTATTTGTTTTAGTGGGTGATCATGGCTTTAGCACACCCAATCAAGTCACCGATATTGATATGCTCAAATTCCATGTGCCGCTATTAGTGCTTGGTCCAAATGTTGTTAAAAACTATGGACACAGTAATTCAACAGTTGGTGCTCAAGTGGATATCGCACCGACTGTAGCTGGTTTACTGGGTGGAGATACTACTTATAGCTGCTGGGGCCGTGATTTACTGAATATTCATGACGCCGGATTTGCCGTGATCAAACCATCTGGTTCAGATCCGACTACAGCCATCATTGATGATAATAAAGTACTGGTTAAATCAACCGATAATTCCGCCTCGTTGTATCAATATCAGCTATTACCTATAGCATCAGCTAGTGAAATATATGACACGGCAGATACGGAAAAACTGGATCACCGTTTAGACGCCTATATTGAGTCTGCCACATCGACTTTATTACAAGGTAAAGCTGGAGTAAAAACACCAAATAAGGGCATGGCACTGAATGACCAATCCAGCGAATAA